CGGCGTTCTCGTCTTCCAAAGATTTTATATTGCGGCAATCGGGATAATTGGAACAGCCCAAAAATTTGCCGTATTTGCTCATCTTGACCACCATTTCGCCGCCGCACTTTTCGCATTTTATGCCGGACGAGTTTGCTTGGTTAACATCCGAGCCGTCCAAATTTTTGGTGTTGCGGCATTTAGGGAAATTGGGGCAGGCCAAAAATTTGCCGTATTTGCCCTGCCTTATAACCATATTAATGCCGCAATTTTCGCATATTACATCGCTTTCTTCGTCGGGAACTTTTAAGGTAAAGCCGTCGTTAAGGGCGGCCTTTACCTTTTCTTCAAAGCCGCCGAAATAAAAATCATGGATTACTTGCTGCCAAACCTTGCCGCCTTCTTCTATCTCGTCCAGCTTGGTTTCCATCTTGGCGGTAAAATCCACGCTCATAATATCGGGAAAATACCTTACCAGCATATCGGTAACCTGTTCGCCCAGTTCGGTCGGTTTTATGTATCTGCCGTCTTTTTCGGCGTATTCGCGGGCAAACAATATCAAAATCGTGGGCGTGTATGTGGCGGGCCTGCCTATGCCCTTTTCTTCCATCGCCTTTACCAAAGACGCCTCGGTGTATCTTGCGGGCGGCTTGGTAAACTTTTGCTCGGGCTTTAGATCTTTTAGGTTGGTTATGTCGCCCTCGTTAAGCGGCGGCAAAATTCTATCAACATCGTCCTCGCCCTCGTCGTCGTTTTGGTCGGGCTTGGCTTTGGTTTGGTCCTCGTCCGCCGAATACGCCGCCAAAAAGCCCTTAAACCTCAAAATTCTGCCGCTTGCCGTAAAACGATAGTCATTGGCTGTAATGTCGGCGTTTACGGTGTCGTATAGGGCTTGGGCCATTTGGCTTGCCAAAAACCTCTCATAAATAAGTTTATATAGCCTATAAAGATTTTTGTTAAGATAGGGCTTGACGGACTCGGGCGTGCGTTTCAAAGAAATAGGCCTTATAGCCTCGTGGGCGTCTTGGGCGCCCTTTTTGGATTTGTATATATTGGGCGTTTCGGGATAATACTCCTCGCCAAAATGCGTTTTTATATAATCTTGGGCCATTTCCCGCGCCTCGGGGGATATACGGGTTGAATCCGTTCTTATATATGTCACAAGCGCGACCTTGCCTTCCGAACCCAGTTCCACGCCTTCATACAAGCTTTGGGCGCAAGCCGATGCCACTTTTAAGGATATGCCAAGCTTGTTCAGGGCGTCTTGTTGCATTGTGCTAGTGGTATAAGGCGCGGGCGCGTTTACTTTGGTAACGCCTTTTTTT
This region of Clostridiales bacterium genomic DNA includes:
- the topA gene encoding type I DNA topoisomerase; protein product: MKLVIIEGEGKKETIGKYLKGLDSSYNVIATKGHVRDLPEYTLAVDINNNFEPKYTIIPKQKEIIKHLKEKAQKAEEILLATDPDREGEAISWHLTHILDIPPHSPCRIVFNEISKTAVQNALKNPRPIDQNLVDAQQARRVLDRLVGYKLSPIISKKIRSKLSAGRVQSVALKLVVDREREIRAFVPKEYWHLKALLEKDGVLFWAKLASFKDKKIEINNKSEMDQVLTNLEGARYIVTKVKKGVTKVNAPAPYTTSTMQQDALNKLGISLKVASACAQSLYEGVELGSEGKVALVTYIRTDSTRISPEAREMAQDYIKTHFGEEYYPETPNIYKSKKGAQDAHEAIRPISLKRTPESVKPYLNKNLYRLYKLIYERFLASQMAQALYDTVNADITANDYRFTASGRILRFKGFLAAYSADEDQTKAKPDQNDDEGEDDVDRILPPLNEGDITNLKDLKPEQKFTKPPARYTEASLVKAMEEKGIGRPATYTPTILILFAREYAEKDGRYIKPTELGEQVTDMLVRYFPDIMSVDFTAKMETKLDEIEEGGKVWQQVIHDFYFGGFEEKVKAALNDGFTLKVPDEESDVICENCGINMVIRQGKYGKFLACPNFPKCRNTKNLDGSDVNQANSSGIKCEKCGGEMVVKMSKYGKFLGCSNYPDCRNIKSLEDENADYGKCPKCSKPLVKRRSRRGEFFGCSGYPECNFISADKVMEQKCPQCGSYMTLKRYKSGDVIKCASKECGYSMPYQSDGQERQQNE